In one window of Micromonospora cathayae DNA:
- the nuoL gene encoding NADH-quinone oxidoreductase subunit L, translating to MEETVRYAEATGLLGSVWLLVAIPLVSAAILLLLGRRADRWGHWLGVAAIGAAFVLGLSYFFQLRGLENKSVELSLWDFITVGDLRVDFGLLFDPLAAVFVLLITGVGFLIHLYAVEYMAHDAGRRRFFAYFNLFVAAMLLLVLGNNYVMLYFGWEGVGLASYLLISFWTDRPSAATAGKKAFLMNRVGDAGLAIGIFIMFATLGTTQYDEVFNGVSGLAGGTVLALGLLLLLGATGKSGQFPLQAWLPDAMEGPTPVSALIHAATMVTAGVYLIARSNPVFSANETLQLVVVSVGALTLLLGCIIGAAKDDIKRVLAWSTVSQIGYMFLGVGLGGAAYALAIVHLLAHGFFKANMFLGAGSVMHGMKDQVDIRRFGGLAKHMKITWITFMMGWLAIIGMFPFSGFFSKEPIIVAAFERDDWTAWLFGGAALLGAGLTAFYMTRLFVLTFHGPKRWTEDIDHPHESPALMTIPLILLAIGSVGAGFLLATSVPDWLTATAGLGGEAEEHEAVLSHTVITILSLLVTALGVGLAWTLFRNGTATTPQPAGVLVTAARRNLYTDAFNEAVFEKPGIFLTRALVYLDNRGVDGLVNGLAAGVGGGSGRLRRLQTGFVRSYATSILTGALLVVAAFLAVQAGWLA from the coding sequence GTGGAAGAGACTGTGCGTTACGCAGAGGCCACGGGTCTCCTCGGCAGCGTCTGGCTGCTGGTGGCGATCCCGCTGGTCAGCGCGGCGATCCTGCTGCTGCTCGGGCGGCGGGCCGACCGCTGGGGGCACTGGCTCGGGGTGGCCGCGATCGGGGCCGCGTTCGTGCTGGGTCTCAGCTACTTCTTCCAGCTGCGCGGCCTGGAGAACAAATCCGTCGAGCTGAGCCTCTGGGACTTCATCACCGTCGGTGACCTCCGGGTGGACTTCGGCCTGCTGTTCGACCCGCTGGCCGCGGTCTTCGTCCTGCTGATCACCGGGGTGGGCTTCCTGATCCACCTGTACGCGGTGGAGTACATGGCGCACGACGCCGGCCGGCGGCGCTTCTTCGCGTACTTCAACCTGTTCGTCGCGGCCATGCTGCTGCTGGTGCTCGGCAACAACTACGTGATGCTGTACTTCGGCTGGGAGGGCGTCGGTCTGGCGTCGTACCTGCTGATCAGCTTCTGGACCGACCGGCCGAGCGCGGCGACCGCCGGCAAGAAGGCGTTCCTGATGAACCGGGTCGGCGACGCCGGCCTGGCCATCGGCATCTTCATCATGTTCGCCACTCTCGGCACCACCCAGTACGACGAGGTCTTCAACGGGGTCAGCGGCCTGGCCGGCGGCACCGTGCTCGCGCTGGGTCTGCTGCTGCTGCTCGGCGCGACCGGCAAGTCCGGCCAGTTCCCGCTCCAGGCGTGGCTCCCGGACGCGATGGAGGGCCCGACCCCGGTGTCGGCGCTCATCCACGCGGCCACCATGGTCACCGCCGGCGTCTACCTGATCGCCCGGTCCAACCCGGTGTTCTCCGCCAACGAGACGCTCCAGCTCGTGGTGGTCAGCGTCGGTGCGCTCACCCTGCTGCTGGGCTGCATCATCGGCGCGGCCAAGGACGACATCAAGCGGGTACTGGCCTGGTCGACGGTGAGCCAGATCGGCTACATGTTCCTCGGTGTCGGGCTGGGCGGCGCGGCGTACGCGCTGGCCATCGTGCACCTGCTGGCGCACGGCTTCTTCAAGGCCAATATGTTCCTCGGGGCCGGTTCGGTCATGCACGGCATGAAGGACCAGGTGGACATCCGCCGCTTCGGTGGCCTGGCCAAGCACATGAAGATCACCTGGATCACCTTCATGATGGGCTGGCTCGCCATCATCGGCATGTTCCCGTTCTCCGGCTTCTTCTCCAAGGAGCCGATCATCGTGGCCGCGTTCGAGCGCGACGACTGGACGGCCTGGCTGTTCGGTGGTGCCGCGCTGCTCGGTGCCGGGCTGACCGCGTTCTACATGACCCGGCTGTTCGTGCTCACCTTCCACGGGCCGAAGCGGTGGACCGAGGACATCGACCACCCGCACGAGTCGCCGGCCCTGATGACCATCCCGCTGATCCTGCTGGCGATCGGTTCGGTCGGCGCCGGTTTCCTGCTCGCCACCTCGGTACCGGACTGGCTGACCGCCACCGCCGGGCTGGGCGGCGAGGCCGAGGAGCACGAGGCGGTCCTGTCGCACACCGTCATCACCATCCTGTCGCTGCTGGTCACGGCGCTGGGTGTCGGGCTGGCCTGGACGCTGTTCCGCAACGGCACCGCCACCACGCCGCAGCCGGCCGGGGTGCTGGTCACCGCCGCCCGGCGCAACCTCTACACCGACGCCTTCAACGAGGCGGTCTTCGAGAAGCCCGGCATCTTCCTCACCCGGGCGCTCGTCTACCTCGACAACCGGGGCGTCGACGGCCTGGTCAACGGGCTCGCCGCCGGGGTCGGCGGTGGTTCGGGTCGGCTCCGGCGGCTCCAGACCGGCTTCGTCCGGTCGTACGCGACGTCGATCCTGACCGGCGCGCTGCTGGTGGTCGCCGCGTTCCTGGCCGTACAGGCGGGGTGGTTGGCGTGA
- the nuoN gene encoding NADH-quinone oxidoreductase subunit NuoN codes for MTEQLQLPSINYLALLPILIMLGAALFGVLVEAFVPRRGRHSTQLVLALAAVVGAFVAVVFADDRRGITIGGAIAVDGPTLFLQGGILILAAVALLMIGERTVERGGAFVAQAAVTAESADDRRQAEGQNGTTEIYPLTSFAIAGMLIFVAANDLLTMFIALEVFSLPLYLLCALARRRRLLSQEAAMKYFLLGAYASAFFLFGVALVYGFTSGIPNREAGVDMNTIAAAVTESTSSRVLLFAGIALISIGLLFKAAAAPFHVWTPDVYQGAPTPITGFMAACTKVAAFGALLRIFHVAFGGAAWDFTPVLGAVAVLTMLVGAVLAVTQTDIKRLLAYSSIANAGYLLVGVLAPGSEGLSGTMFYLVAYGFSVLAAFAVVTLVRDADGEATHLSRWAGLGRRSPFYAALFTFILLAFAGIPLTSGFMSKVAVFGPALDGGQAWLVVAGVLTSMVLAFPYLRVVVMMWLSEPGDATPTVTVPGGLTAAALMIGVAATLILGVAPAPLLDLADGAAQFIR; via the coding sequence GTGACCGAGCAGCTCCAGTTGCCGTCGATCAACTATCTGGCGCTCCTGCCGATTCTGATCATGCTGGGCGCCGCCCTGTTCGGCGTCCTGGTCGAGGCGTTCGTGCCGCGCCGGGGCCGCCACTCGACCCAGCTGGTGCTGGCGCTGGCCGCGGTGGTCGGCGCGTTCGTGGCGGTGGTCTTCGCCGACGACCGGCGCGGCATCACCATCGGCGGGGCGATCGCGGTGGACGGGCCGACGCTCTTCCTCCAGGGCGGCATCCTGATCCTCGCGGCGGTGGCGCTGCTGATGATCGGCGAGCGGACCGTGGAGCGGGGCGGCGCGTTCGTGGCCCAGGCCGCGGTCACCGCCGAGTCGGCCGACGACCGGCGGCAGGCCGAGGGGCAGAACGGCACCACCGAGATCTACCCGCTGACCAGCTTCGCCATCGCCGGCATGCTGATCTTCGTGGCGGCGAATGACCTGCTGACCATGTTCATCGCCCTCGAGGTGTTCTCGTTGCCGCTCTACCTGCTCTGCGCGCTGGCCCGTCGCCGGCGGCTGCTGAGCCAGGAAGCCGCGATGAAGTACTTTCTGCTCGGCGCGTACGCCTCGGCGTTCTTCCTGTTCGGTGTGGCGCTGGTCTACGGGTTCACCTCGGGCATCCCGAACCGCGAGGCCGGGGTGGACATGAACACCATCGCCGCCGCGGTGACCGAGTCGACCTCCAGCCGGGTGCTGCTCTTCGCCGGTATCGCGCTGATCTCCATCGGTCTGCTGTTCAAGGCCGCGGCGGCCCCGTTCCACGTCTGGACGCCGGACGTCTACCAGGGCGCGCCCACCCCGATCACCGGGTTCATGGCCGCCTGCACCAAGGTCGCCGCGTTCGGCGCGCTGCTGCGGATCTTCCACGTGGCGTTCGGCGGGGCGGCCTGGGACTTCACCCCGGTGCTGGGCGCGGTGGCGGTGCTCACCATGCTGGTCGGCGCGGTGCTGGCGGTCACCCAGACCGACATCAAGCGGCTGCTGGCGTACTCGTCCATCGCGAACGCCGGCTACCTGCTGGTCGGGGTGCTCGCCCCGGGCAGCGAGGGCCTCTCCGGCACGATGTTCTACCTGGTCGCGTACGGCTTCTCGGTGCTGGCCGCGTTCGCGGTGGTCACCCTGGTCCGGGACGCCGACGGCGAGGCCACCCACCTGTCCCGCTGGGCCGGGTTGGGCCGGCGGTCGCCGTTCTACGCCGCGCTGTTCACCTTCATCCTGCTGGCCTTCGCGGGTATCCCGCTGACCAGCGGCTTCATGAGCAAGGTCGCGGTCTTCGGTCCGGCCCTGGACGGCGGCCAGGCGTGGCTGGTGGTCGCCGGTGTGCTGACGAGCATGGTGCTGGCCTTCCCGTACCTGCGGGTCGTGGTGATGATGTGGCTCTCCGAGCCGGGTGACGCCACCCCGACCGTCACCGTGCCCGGCGGGCTGACCGCCGCCGCGCTGATGATCGGTGTGGCCGCCACGCTGATCCTGGGCGTGGCCCCGGCCCCGCTGTTGGACCTGGCCGACGGAGCCGCCCAGTTCATTCGGTGA
- a CDS encoding NADH-quinone oxidoreductase subunit M produces MSDFPFLSVLTVAPLVGALIVALLPRSRPEFAKQVAFVWSLAVLALTVVMWITFKAGGERFQFRESYTWIPQWDARFTFAADGIALVMLMLIGVLVPLVILASWHDAEQSKRSVPVYFALLLVLESTMIGVFAAADVFLFYVFFEVMLVPMYFIIGSYGGHQRQYAAVKFFLYSLVGGLFMLAAVIGLWVVGGKTFDWQTLVQADISTGTERWLFLGFFVAFAIKAPFFPFHTWLPDAGGAAPAGSAALLVGVMDKVGTFGILRYCLPMFPEASKWFAPWALALGVIGIIYAALLAVGQNDLKRLVSYTSIAHFGFIGVGIFAFTTQAGTGAVLYMVNHGLATGLLFLVVGMLIARRGSALISDFGGAGKLVPVLAGVLFFAGLASLALPGTAPFISEFLVLIGTFTVNKPVAVIATLGIILAAAYVLWMVQRTTQGTLNPALTEVEGMKRDLNLREKVVVAPLIALIVLLGFYPKPLTDVINPAVQATMQDVGKTDPAPTVGSVQEAAK; encoded by the coding sequence ATGTCCGACTTCCCCTTCCTCTCGGTGCTGACCGTCGCGCCGCTGGTCGGCGCGCTGATCGTGGCTCTCCTGCCGCGCAGCCGGCCGGAGTTCGCCAAGCAGGTCGCGTTCGTCTGGTCGCTGGCGGTGCTGGCGCTGACCGTGGTCATGTGGATCACCTTCAAGGCCGGCGGCGAGCGGTTCCAGTTCCGCGAGTCCTACACCTGGATCCCGCAGTGGGACGCCCGGTTCACCTTCGCCGCCGACGGCATCGCCCTGGTCATGCTGATGCTGATCGGGGTGCTGGTGCCGCTGGTGATCCTGGCCTCCTGGCACGACGCCGAGCAGTCCAAGCGGTCCGTGCCGGTCTACTTCGCGCTGCTGCTGGTCCTCGAGAGCACGATGATCGGCGTCTTCGCCGCCGCCGACGTCTTCCTGTTCTACGTGTTCTTCGAGGTCATGCTGGTGCCGATGTACTTCATCATCGGCAGCTACGGCGGCCACCAGCGGCAGTACGCGGCGGTGAAGTTCTTCCTGTACTCGCTGGTCGGCGGTCTGTTCATGCTGGCCGCGGTGATCGGCCTGTGGGTGGTCGGCGGGAAGACCTTCGACTGGCAGACCCTGGTGCAGGCGGACATCTCCACCGGCACCGAGCGCTGGCTGTTCCTCGGCTTCTTCGTCGCCTTCGCGATCAAGGCACCGTTCTTCCCGTTCCACACCTGGCTGCCGGACGCCGGTGGGGCGGCCCCGGCCGGTTCCGCCGCGCTGCTGGTCGGCGTGATGGACAAGGTCGGCACGTTCGGCATCCTGCGGTACTGCCTGCCGATGTTCCCGGAGGCGTCGAAGTGGTTCGCGCCGTGGGCGCTGGCGCTGGGCGTGATCGGCATCATCTACGCCGCGCTGCTGGCGGTCGGGCAGAACGACCTGAAGCGGCTGGTGTCGTACACCTCGATCGCGCACTTCGGCTTCATCGGGGTGGGCATCTTCGCCTTCACCACCCAGGCCGGCACCGGCGCGGTGCTCTACATGGTCAACCACGGGCTCGCCACCGGCCTGCTCTTCCTGGTGGTGGGCATGCTGATCGCCCGGCGCGGCTCGGCCCTGATCAGCGACTTCGGCGGCGCGGGCAAGCTGGTCCCGGTGCTGGCCGGGGTGCTGTTCTTCGCCGGTCTGGCCTCGCTGGCGCTGCCCGGCACCGCGCCGTTCATCTCCGAGTTCCTGGTGCTGATCGGCACGTTCACGGTGAACAAGCCGGTCGCGGTGATCGCCACCCTGGGCATCATCCTGGCCGCCGCGTACGTGCTGTGGATGGTGCAGCGCACCACGCAGGGGACGCTGAACCCGGCCCTGACCGAGGTCGAGGGCATGAAGCGGGACCTGAACCTGCGCGAGAAGGTCGTGGTCGCCCCGCTGATCGCGCTGATCGTGCTGCTCGGCTTCTATCCGAAGCCGCTCACCGATGTCATCAACCCCGCCGTCCAGGCGACCATGCAGGACGTCGGCAAGACCGACCCCGCCCCGACGGTCGGTAGCGTCCAGGAGGCAGCAAAGTGA
- a CDS encoding polyprenyl synthetase family protein yields the protein MVESVETAAGQRTGATGSGSRRSRPSVGQFDSLGLYLADSRIEASVLGLLETVETELRSSVASADPLVTEAARHLVEAGGKRFRPLLVALGAQFGDPTGAQVVPAAVVMELTHLATLYHDDVMDEAAVRRGAPSANSRWTNSVAILVGDYLFARAADIAADLGTEAVRLQARTFARLVHGQIAETVGPRAGDDPVQHYLHVIAEKTGSLIATSARFGGMFGGAPAAHTEALAGYGETIGLAFQLSDDLLDISSESVQSGKTPGTDLREGVPTLPVLYALASDDADAASVRLREILATGPLTDDELHAEALGLLRESPALKRARETVRSYAEDAREQLAPLPEGPARRALESLCDFVADRTS from the coding sequence ATGGTTGAGAGCGTGGAGACAGCGGCTGGCCAGCGAACAGGTGCCACCGGCTCCGGCAGTCGCCGGAGCCGGCCGAGCGTGGGTCAGTTCGACTCGCTCGGGCTCTACCTCGCCGACTCCCGGATCGAGGCGTCCGTGCTCGGGCTGCTCGAGACGGTCGAGACCGAGCTGAGGTCGAGCGTGGCGAGCGCGGACCCGCTCGTCACCGAGGCGGCCCGGCACCTGGTGGAGGCCGGTGGGAAGCGGTTCCGCCCGCTGCTGGTGGCGTTGGGCGCCCAGTTCGGCGATCCGACCGGCGCGCAGGTCGTCCCGGCGGCGGTGGTGATGGAACTCACCCACCTGGCGACGCTCTACCACGACGACGTGATGGACGAGGCCGCCGTGCGCCGGGGCGCGCCCAGCGCCAACTCCCGGTGGACCAACTCGGTGGCCATCCTGGTCGGCGACTACCTGTTCGCCCGCGCCGCCGACATCGCGGCCGACCTGGGAACCGAGGCGGTCCGGCTCCAGGCGCGGACCTTCGCCCGGCTGGTGCACGGCCAGATCGCCGAGACGGTCGGCCCGCGCGCCGGTGACGACCCGGTCCAGCACTACCTGCACGTGATCGCCGAGAAGACCGGCTCGCTGATCGCCACCTCGGCCCGGTTCGGCGGCATGTTCGGTGGTGCGCCGGCCGCGCACACCGAGGCCCTCGCCGGGTACGGCGAGACCATCGGGTTGGCGTTCCAGCTCTCCGACGACCTGCTGGACATCTCCTCCGAGTCGGTGCAGTCGGGCAAGACCCCGGGCACCGACCTGCGGGAGGGGGTCCCCACCCTGCCGGTGCTGTACGCGCTCGCCTCGGACGACGCGGACGCCGCCTCGGTGCGGCTGCGGGAGATCCTGGCCACCGGTCCGCTCACCGACGACGAGCTGCACGCCGAGGCGCTCGGCCTGCTCCGCGAGTCCCCGGCGCTGAAGCGGGCCCGGGAGACGGTGCGCAGCTACGCCGAGGACGCCCGCGAGCAGCTCGCCCCGCTCCCGGAAGGGCCGGCCCGGCGGGCCCTGGAGTCGCTCTGCGACTTCGTCGCCGACCGGACGAGCTGA